A stretch of DNA from Pangasianodon hypophthalmus isolate fPanHyp1 chromosome 2, fPanHyp1.pri, whole genome shotgun sequence:
agtaagaaaaaaaaataatcttaaaacaatcataataatcTTAAACGATctgcttttgcacagtattttattcttaaaataagatCATTAAGATTTTATGGCTAGAAATAAGAGTTCTTGCAGTGTATTAAGATGGCTATACTTGATTTGTTAAAGCACTTAATCAACAGAACACGATGCAAAAGTTTCAAGATTTTTCAACATTCATTACAATTTTTCACCCACAAAATTTCATTTGCAGTAAAATAACTAGTTTTTGAGCTGAACTTGCTGTTTATGTTACACTGTTCCAGTGTATAAGGCTGTTCAGGGGTGTTCTCTAGGTGGAGTCGTTCGTGTTAATTAGTTTATGATGATTTGTGAATAATAAACAGGGCACAGGCAGGAAAAGTTTggaaatttttctttttgtgtgcatatggacattttattaatatttcatagaCTTTTAGAAAAGATTTaagataataatatttttatgcacttttatttttttataaatgatgcccaaaaaaaatgttctaattCTCCAGATCCATGGTTCTCAAACATGATATAAGGATTAGTGTACTAAGTGTTATtatcttgaatattttcctgtgtcaaaaaaacaaaaaagttacagctttaactctgaattgtacaaagctctgacactgaaaacaccttccaaaaatgctgaaCGAACATCTCCTTATGGAAACCTCACCAgttcaacaattacacacttttttctgtttctgtgcaacgtctgctatacaagtaactgtgatttatttactgATGATATTTCAAAACGAGATACATTATATCCGCTATTGATTAAGCTGCTCTAAATTCATTCCAGAAAACCATGGatcataaaatcattaaaagtgTTTGTCATTTTCTGTATCGCAAACAAGTGAACCGTGCTTATTCGGCCAAAATGCCAGGATTGACCTTTAGCACAAGTGCACGTTTCAACAGAATTGCTTTATAACTATGTTTAATGACACGATGCTGCTACTCCAAATGGGACATAATTTGCATGTACATTTGCTCAGTATAAAGGGAacgagagtgtgtgtttaatgtcacAGAGCCCTTTAATGCAGTTGTTGGATAATCTTGGTAAGTGTAATGAAGAAAGCACAAAagatttgataaaaaaaaagatctttggAAGAAATACAATGGGTAATTATCTTATTCAttagtgtctctctgtgtgagaAGATGGAGGGAGGGGTGTGAAGGGGGAGAGGagagacatttaaaaataacagaaatgatAGGCAGATTTTTGTTTTGCCAGGTTTTGTTGATAGTGCAGATGGAACTAACGTAGCAGCTGCTGAGTATTATTACAAGAACAGATAAGCAGTGTTACGTCAAATGAACTTTATTACCATCATGCAGtacagatttacaaaaaaaagttgttaaCTCCTCTATTCTAAAGAAACACAGATGGGACCAAATTCAACACAAAGTTACACATGTGCCGCAAATAATAATTGCTGTCATTATGCCATGTAAGATTGCAAATATTCAAGCAAATTAACTAggcaaaatatgtaaaatatacaataaaataatgtaagtgTTAGAAGTGTAGGAAGAAGAAACAGAATTAAGTGTTAAGTGCTGGTTATGTTaggaataaaatgtaattaatgtaattaatgaaatataattaatgATGATTGATTATTGTATTGCCCTTTAAGCTGAATTTAACTGCAGTAATTGGTGTGTCCACTAGGAGGTATAGGCAGTGTCTGAAATTGTATACTGTATTGCCCTTTAAGGAATTTAACTTTCAAATatctgctttaaatattttttggtaaatattcTCAAGTAAAAATGTGAAGTTCATAATTACTTTTCCTTTATCTACCTCGTttgtaaaaatttatattatttattttatgtgatgaggtcacttcctgttagTGCTCCAGGTTCTGCATGAAAACAATGAGACAGACATAGTGTGCTCTCTCTGATAATCCATTGCATCCACTAAAAAGCATCGTAGAGGCAATGCCGTAAGTTCATTTATATGACATTAGACATGTTAATGATCATATATTAGtaatgattttgttaaaaatatgatgtttgaTAAGTTGCTAAAAACGGTTGTTTACCATTGTGTACAAGCTTTCAGTGATGCTAATAGCCATTGTAATCTCTACTACAGGGAGAACAgtagtttatgtttatgttgcagtcatttataatgcaaTGTTAGTCAAAACATGGACACTGAATAttgctgtattgttttattacagttttcaccGCAAATGTTAATGAGGAAGAGTGACAGTAAATGAGCAACCTTACTACGACTCTGTTTTCATTGGCTACGGTTTAACTTGGTGTTTAGTCAGAGTTGCAACACCCTGCACGAGAACACTACAGTGAAAAGGCACCATTTGATGTTAAAGTGGTTAAGATGGCTACAAGCAGTAAGTCGTCTGTGTGCAGCGCAAGAAGCGGCAAGTCATCCGCATCATCGGCGAGTGCAGCCCATGCCCGGGCCAGAGCTGAAGCCGCCAAAGTGAGAGCATCCTATGCCAGCCAAGAGGCtaaactgaaaatggaaaaggCCACAAGAGAAGCTCAAAATCAGCTGGAAACAGTAAGAATAGACACTGAGTTGGAAGTGTTAACGCTTCAACGAGAAGCTGATGCAGCCGCTGTGGAGGCACAAGTGCTGGAAGATGCTGAATTAGCAATGCATGCTGCAGTTGAAAGAGGAGGATCTGAATCAGAGAAAGTTAAAATTGACCGTACCAGTGAATATGTCAATTCTCAAATCAACCTACAGAGGCATTCTCCCTCTCCACTCTTATCAGCCTTACCTGTTGCTCCTCCATTTCATGCTGACTCACATAACAGCTTCATAACATGGAGTGCACCTGCGAAAGACACTTCACATACACAGTCTATCAACAACAAGCCGAAGTCTGAGAAAGCTGATAGTATGCACTTACCTGCAACAAACCTATCTGATCTGTCTACAGGTGTGATGAAGTCTGAAGTTGGGAGGACCAGCCCCATCATGAACGCACATGCTAAACCTTATGTTGCTCGATACATTCCTCCAGCTAGCACGCCACCTCAGGCAGAGCCTTTGGCACAGTATTTAGCACGGCGAGACCTCATTAGTTCAGGACTGTACCAATTTGATGATAAGCCTGAGAATTATCGGTCCTGGTATTCCTCATTCACCAGTGCAGCTCGTGAAGTTCACCTCACAGCAACCCAGGAATTGGATCTCATGACTAAATGGCTGGGAAAGGAATCTGGCGAAATGGTGAAACGCATCCGCTCAGTGCATGTCAGCAACCCCAACCTTGCTTTACACAAAGCATGGGAAAGACTACGTGAGTGTTATGCCGCGCCGGAAATCATTGAAAGGTCACTGTTTCAGCGATTGGACAGTTTTCCTAGGATTTCAGCTAAAGACTACACCAAATTACGTGAACTTGGGGATCTGCTTATGGAAATCCAAGGTGCTAAAGAAGATGGATATCTCACAGGTCTGTCATACCTTGACACTTCACGTGGAATCGCACCAATTGTAGATAAGCTTCCATATGGGCTTCAGGACAAGTGGGTGACTTCTGGGTCAtggtacaaagaaaaaaatcacggCCACTTTCCTCcctttgagtatttctgtaactttgTGTGCTATGAAGCAAAGAAGCGAAACGACCCCAGCTTTATACATCAAAGCAGTGCTACAACAACTGCAAAACCAGACAGATCCATTGTGAAaagtttccatagcaacaaaCCCATCTCAGTTCACAAAACAGATGTGTGTGCATCTAATGATGACCCAAACAAAATCTGTCCATTACACAATAAACCACACCCCTTGAAAAAATGCAGAACATTCAGAAACAAACTCCTCGAAGACAGAAAGGCCTTCCTCAAGGAGAAAGGAATATGTTTTAAATGCTGTTCTTCGGTTTCTCACCTCGCCAAGGAATGCAAGTCTTCCGTGAAATGTTCTGAATGCGGCAGCACCAATCATGATGCGGCCATGCATCCTGGCCCATCACCTGAAGTAGTCAAGGCTCCTTCACCGTCACAAGAGGATGGCGGGGAGGGAGAAGATCATTCGAACACAGCTGTTGTCAGTGCGAGCTGTACAGAAGTTTGCGGTCCAGGTCAGTGGAGCCGCTCATGCTCAAAAATCTGCCTCGTAAAGCTGTACCCAAAGGGTTCCAAAGACATGGCCATCAAAGCCTATGTAATTCTGGATGACCAGAGCAATCGTTCATTAGCCAGACCTGAATTCTTCGAGCTGTTCAATGTGGAGAGCAAACAattctcatatcatctcagaaCTTGCTCTGGCATCATAGAAACATCTGGCAAGAAAGCAGTAGGATTCCAGATTGAGTCCCTAGACGGAAAAGTTCTCATATCTCTTCCACCACTCATCGAGTGTCATGAGATCATGAACAATCGCTCTGAGATTCCAACACCAAGTGCAGTTCTTTACCAGCCTCATCTCCGACACATTGCCAAGCACATTCCAGAACTAGAACCGGAAGCAGAAATACTTTTGCTACTCGGAAGAGATGTGATTAGGGCACACAAGGTCAGGCAGCAGGTCAATGGACCAAACAACGCCCCCTTTGCCCAACGACTGGACCTGGGCTGGGTAGTAATAGGAGAGGTGTGCCTGGGTAATGTACATAGGCCAACAGTCAACACATTCAAGACCAATGTGCTGGAAAGCGGCCGCCACTCAATTTTTCAACCCTGTACGAGCTTTATGCAGGTCAAGGAGACGCAGCAAAGCTGTAGCATGTCTAACAAAACAACTGAGAAGACGCTTGGACAGACAGTGTTCAGCAGAACTGAGCATGACAACAAACCTGCTCCATCCATGGAAGACACAGCTTTCCTAAAAGTAATGGACACAAACGTCTACAGAAATGATGCTAACAGCTGGGTAGCTCCTCTACCGTTCAGAGAACCACGCCAACCCTTGCCAAACAATAAGGAGCAAGTTGTTAATCGACTCACATGTCTGCAACGAACCTTGAAGAGAAAACCTGAGATGCAGCAACAATATGTGGCATTCATGGAAAAGATCTTCACCAACGGACATGCTGAGGTAGCGCCGCCACTGAGAGAAGGGGATGAATGCTGGTATCTTCCTACATTTGGGGTCTACCATTCCCAAAAACCCAATCAGATCAGGGTGGTCTTTGATTCCAGTGCTCGATACTCTGGCGTCTCTCTCAATGATGTGCTCCTTACAGGCCCCGACCTCAATAACTCCCTTGTCGGTGTCCTGCTACGCTTTCGGAAAGAGAAGGTTGCAATCCTAGCGGACATTCAGCAGATGTTCCATTGTTTCTTGGTGCACGATGACCATCGTAACTTCCTCCGTTTTCTATGGCACAAGGACAATGACGTCAACAAGGAAATTATTGAGTATCGAATGAAGGTCCACGTTTTCGGCAATCGGCCATCTCCTGCCGTGGCCATTTACGGGCTGCGAAGAGCCATCAGAGAAGGTGCACAGGAGCATGGTGCTGATACCGTCAAGTTTGTGGAAAGACATTTCTATGTTGATGATGGTTTGGTATCTGTACCATCTGAAGCTGAGGCAATCGATTTGCTCCAACGAACACAGGCCTCACTAGCTGAGTCAAACATCCATTTGCACAAGTTTGCTTCGAACTCTCAGACAGTCATGGAAGCTTTTCCTCCTGAAGATTGTGCTCCAGTAATCAAGGACCTAGATCTGAGTGGAGAAACTTCTCCCATGCAACGGAGTTTAGGTCTGCTATGGGAGATCACAACCGACACATTCACCTACTCCACATCGACCATTACCAAACCATTCACCCGTCGTGGAGTCCTCTCCACTGTCAACAGTGTTTTCGATCCTCTAGGTTTATTGGCACCTGTCACGATCCAGGGAAGAGCCCTTCTCAGAGAACTTACCTTCGAACAGTCAGACTGGGACACATTCCTCCCGGAGGACAAACTAAGCAAATGGGAAGCCTGGAGAGATTCTCTCCAAGACCTCGAACAACTTCATGTTCCGCGTACGTACACAACAACTTCACTAACTGAAGCAGTGtacacagaattgtgtgtaTTCTCGGATGCATCGACTAAGGCTATAGGTGCTGTGGCATATCTGAAAGCACTTCAGAAAGATGGGCAAGTCGAAGTAGGATTTGTTATGGGCAAGGCGAAACTAGCACCCCTGTCCGAACCTACAATCCCAAGGCTTGAGCTGTGTGCTGCTGTCTTAGCAGTAGAGATGGCAGATCTCATTGAGGATGAGCTAGATTTAGAGTTGAATGACATAAAGTTCTTTACAGACAGCAAAGTGGTGCTTGGCTACATTTATAACGAGTCAAAACGATTCTATGTGTATGTTCACAATAGAGTCCAACGCATTCGTCAGTCCTCGAGACCTGAGCAGTGGCACTACGTACGTACGGAAGAAAACCCTGCAGATCATGCGTCGCGATCTTTACCTGCATCCTGCCTAGCGCAGACTTCTTGGTTCAGCGGTCCCTCCTTCCTGCGTCAGCCACctgcagaaaaaacacaaatgactgAGAAGTATGAGCTAATTGAACCTGAAAACGACTCAGAAATCCGGCCACAAGTACAAACATGTGCTACTAACCTGGAAGAACCAGAGCTTACCTCTAACCGATTCCAGCGGTTCTCCACCTTCACCTCCCTAGTAAGAGGAGTAGCATTTCTAGTTCACATGGCAAAATCCTTCAAGCACACGAACCAAAACAGCAAATGCAAAGGTTGGCACAGATGTGACTTACCTCGTACTCCAGATGAAATTGATCAAGCAAGGAATGTTATCCTTAAAGCAACACAAAAGGCTGCATTTGCAAAAGAACTGTCAGCCCTCCAAGCTAACCAAGCTGTATCCAAAAGTAGCCGCTTGTGGAAACTCAGTCCAATTATGGAGGACAATTTCATTTGTGTTGGAGGACGACTAAAGTACTCTGAGGTTGCAACTGCAGAAAAGAACCCAATAATTCTTCCCAAAGATAGCCACATATCCCTACTACTCATTCGACGTCACCATGAGCAAGTGAAACATCAAGGCCGTCACTTGACGGAAGGAGCAATCAGGGCAGCAGGACTGTGGATCTTGGGAGGCAAGTCGCTAATCAATTCAGTACTCCACAAATGCATAACCTGTCGCAAGCTGCGTGGAAAGCTTGAAGAACAACGCATGGCGGACCTGCCATCTGAACGTCTCAAAATCTGCCCCCCCTTTACGTATGTGGGTCTCGATGTATTTGGACCCTGGTCTGTCACAAGCAGACGCACCAGAGGAGGACAGGCGGAGAGCAAGCGGTGGGCCATCATGTTCTGCTGTATGAGTTCGAGAGCTGTGCACGTCGAGGTCGTTGAGTCTATGGACGCGTCAAGTTGCATAAATGCTCTCAGGCGCTTCTTTGCACTCAGAGGCCCTGCGAAACAGCTCCATTCCGATTGCGGTACCAATTTCATCAGAGCGTGCAAGGAGCTTGGAATGGACAAAATAGTGCAGAAGTACCTCAGTGAGCAAGGATGCAGCTGGGAATTCAACCCACCACACAGTTCTCACATGGGAGGCTCGTGGGAGCGCCTGATCGGCATTGCCAGGAGAATCCTAGATTCAATGTTTCTGCAGCTGAAAACTCGCTTAACCCACGAAGTTCTTTGCACACTAATGGCAGAAGTTACTGCTATCATTAATGCACGACCACTCCTACCTGTGTCTGCAGACCCGGAACAACCATTCATACTTTCACCGTCAGTGCTCCTTACACAGAAGACAGGAGTTCCGCCTCCTCCTGGAGACTTCTCGGACAAGGACCTGTACACAAAGCAATGGAGACAGGTTCAAGCTCTTGCAAACCAGTTCTGGACCCGCTGGAGCCGTGAATACTTACCTTGCTTGCAACACAGACAGAAGTGGACAGTACCTCGCAGAAACCTTCAAGTGGGGGATCTAGTTCTGCTCAGGGACAAGCAGATAGCCCGCAACTGTTGGCCCATGGCCAGAATCTCTGCCGTATTCCCTGGAAAGGATGGCCATGTAAGAAAGATTGAGGTCACAACAACTGACCAAGGCAATATAAAAACCTTTCTGAGGCCAATTGCAGAAGTTGTTCTACTTCTACCCAAAGACTGATCTAGAGACTAAGGTTTAGCATGCTCACAAGTTCATAGTGACCTCACGTAGGTCAGGCGGGGAGTGTATTGCCCTTTAAGCTGAATTTAACTGCAGTAATTGGTGTGTCCACTAGGAGGTATAGGCAGTGTCTGAAATTGTATACTGTATTGCCCTTTAAGGAATTTAACTTTCAAATatctgctttaaatattttttggtaaatattcTCAAGTAAAAATGTGAAGTTCATAATTACTTTTCCTTTATCTACCTCGTttgtaaaaatttatattatttattttatgtgatgaggtcacttcctgttagTGCTCCAGGTTCTGCATGAAAACAATGAGACAGACATAGTGTGCTCTCTCTGATAATCCATTGCATCCACTAAAAAGCATCGTAGAGGCAATGCCGTAAGTTCATTTATATGACATTAGACATGTTAATGATCATATATTAGtaatgattttgttaaaaatatgatgtttgaTAAGTTGCTAAAAACGGTTGTTTACCATTGTGTACAAGC
This window harbors:
- the LOC117598995 gene encoding uncharacterized protein LOC117598995, giving the protein MATSSKSSVCSARSGKSSASSASAAHARARAEAAKVRASYASQEAKLKMEKATREAQNQLETVRIDTELEVLTLQREADAAAVEAQVLEDAELAMHAAVERGGSESEKVKIDRTSEYVNSQINLQRHSPSPLLSALPVAPPFHADSHNSFITWSAPAKDTSHTQSINNKPKSEKADSMHLPATNLSDLSTGVMKSEVGRTSPIMNAHAKPYVARYIPPASTPPQAEPLAQYLARRDLISSGLYQFDDKPENYRSWYSSFTSAAREVHLTATQELDLMTKWLGKESGEMVKRIRSVHVSNPNLALHKAWERLRECYAAPEIIERSLFQRLDSFPRISAKDYTKLRELGDLLMEIQGAKEDGYLTGLSYLDTSRGIAPIVDKLPYGLQDKWVTSGSWYKEKNHGHFPPFEYFCNFVCYEAKKRNDPSFIHQSSATTTAKPDRSIVKSFHSNKPISVHKTDVCASNDDPNKICPLHNKPHPLKKCRTFRNKLLEDRKAFLKEKGICFKCCSSVSHLAKECKSSVKCSECGSTNHDAAMHPGPSPEVVKAPSPSQEDGGEGEDHSNTAVVSASCTEVCGPGQWSRSCSKICLVKLYPKGSKDMAIKAYVILDDQSNRSLARPEFFELFNVESKQFSYHLRTCSGIIETSGKKAVGFQIESLDGKVLISLPPLIECHEIMNNRSEIPTPSAVLYQPHLRHIAKHIPELEPEAEILLLLGRDVIRAHKVRQQVNGPNNAPFAQRLDLGWVVIGEVCLGNVHRPTVNTFKTNVLESGRHSIFQPCTSFMQVKETQQSCSMSNKTTEKTLGQTVFSRTEHDNKPAPSMEDTAFLKVMDTNVYRNDANSWVAPLPFREPRQPLPNNKEQVVNRLTCLQRTLKRKPEMQQQYVAFMEKIFTNGHAEVAPPLREGDECWYLPTFGVYHSQKPNQIRVVFDSSARYSGVSLNDVLLTGPDLNNSLVGVLLRFRKEKVAILADIQQMFHCFLVHDDHRNFLRFLWHKDNDVNKEIIEYRMKVHVFGNRPSPAVAIYGLRRAIREGAQEHGADTVKFVERHFYVDDGLVSVPSEAEAIDLLQRTQASLAESNIHLHKFASNSQTVMEAFPPEDCAPVIKDLDLSGETSPMQRSLGLLWEITTDTFTYSTSTITKPFTRRGVLSTVNSVFDPLGLLAPVTIQGRALLRELTFEQSDWDTFLPEDKLSKWEAWRDSLQDLEQLHVPRTYTTTSLTEAVYTELCVFSDASTKAIGAVAYLKALQKDGQVEVGFVMGKAKLAPLSEPTIPRLELCAAVLAVEMADLIEDELDLELNDIKFFTDSKVVLGYIYNESKRFYVYVHNRVQRIRQSSRPEQWHYVRTEENPADHASRSLPASCLAQTSWFSGPSFLRQPPAEKTQMTEKYELIEPENDSEIRPQVQTCATNLEEPELTSNRFQRFSTFTSLVRGVAFLVHMAKSFKHTNQNSKCKGWHRCDLPRTPDEIDQARNVILKATQKAAFAKELSALQANQAVSKSSRLWKLSPIMEDNFICVGGRLKYSEVATAEKNPIILPKDSHISLLLIRRHHEQVKHQGRHLTEGAIRAAGLWILGGKSLINSVLHKCITCRKLRGKLEEQRMADLPSERLKICPPFTYVGLDVFGPWSVTSRRTRGGQAESKRWAIMFCCMSSRAVHVEVVESMDASSCINALRRFFALRGPAKQLHSDCGTNFIRACKELGMDKIVQKYLSEQGCSWEFNPPHSSHMGGSWERLIGIARRILDSMFLQLKTRLTHEVLCTLMAEVTAIINARPLLPVSADPEQPFILSPSVLLTQKTGVPPPPGDFSDKDLYTKQWRQVQALANQFWTRWSREYLPCLQHRQKWTVPRRNLQVGDLVLLRDKQIARNCWPMARISAVFPGKDGHVRKIEVTTTDQGNIKTFLRPIAEVVLLLPKD